The proteins below come from a single Natrinema sp. SYSU A 869 genomic window:
- a CDS encoding 50S ribosomal protein L31e gives MSASDFEERVVTVPLRDVKKGANHEAADYAMRLVREHLAKHFAVDEEAIRLDPSINEEVWSNGRSNPPRKLRVRAARFDEEGEAVVEAEVAD, from the coding sequence ATGAGTGCAAGTGATTTCGAGGAACGCGTCGTCACCGTTCCGCTGCGCGATGTCAAGAAGGGAGCCAACCACGAGGCCGCCGACTACGCGATGCGACTGGTCCGCGAACACCTCGCGAAACACTTCGCAGTCGACGAGGAGGCCATCCGACTCGATCCCTCGATCAACGAGGAAGTCTGGTCGAACGGCCGCTCGAACCCGCCGCGAAAGCTGCGCGTTCGCGCAGCCCGCTTCGACGAAGAGGGTGAAGCCGTCGTCGAAGCCGAGGTCGCTGACTAA
- the thpR gene encoding RNA 2',3'-cyclic phosphodiesterase yields the protein MRLFVSVDLPDDLTEPVADLQDELAEASGLNVTDPEQAHITMKFLGDVRKSFALSSQSEPQSDSDDVDEDRLPTLERELSAAVDDADVDPFTVRYGGLGVFPNLDYISVVWLGVEAGGEELTRLHEAIEDRTTAMGFDAEDHDFTPHVTLARMEHAGGKELVQNLVRERDPTVGETRVEAVRLTESTLTDAGPVYSTVESFPLE from the coding sequence ATGCGACTGTTCGTCAGCGTCGACCTCCCCGACGACCTCACCGAGCCGGTCGCCGACCTGCAAGACGAACTCGCCGAGGCGAGCGGGCTCAACGTCACGGATCCGGAACAGGCTCACATCACGATGAAGTTCCTCGGTGACGTTCGAAAGAGCTTTGCTCTTTCGAGCCAATCAGAACCGCAAAGCGATTCTGATGACGTCGACGAGGACCGACTGCCTACCCTCGAGCGGGAACTGTCAGCCGCGGTCGACGACGCCGATGTCGACCCCTTCACGGTCCGCTACGGCGGATTGGGAGTCTTCCCGAACCTCGACTACATCAGCGTCGTCTGGCTGGGCGTCGAGGCGGGCGGCGAGGAACTCACCCGTCTTCACGAAGCGATTGAGGACCGCACGACTGCGATGGGGTTCGACGCCGAGGATCACGACTTTACCCCGCACGTCACGCTCGCGCGGATGGAACATGCTGGCGGAAAGGAACTGGTCCAGAACCTCGTTCGGGAACGCGACCCGACCGTCGGCGAAACCCGCGTCGAGGCGGTTCGCCTGACCGAGAGCACCCTCACGGACGCGGGACCAGTTTACTCGACGGTCGAGTCGTTCCCGCTCGAGTGA
- a CDS encoding 50S ribosomal protein L39e, whose product MGKKSKGKKKRLAKLENQNSRVPAWVMMKTDMEVQRNPKRRNWRRNDTDE is encoded by the coding sequence ATGGGTAAGAAATCGAAGGGCAAGAAGAAGCGACTTGCCAAACTCGAGAACCAGAACAGCCGCGTGCCGGCCTGGGTCATGATGAAGACTGACATGGAAGTCCAGCGCAACCCCAAGCGACGCAACTGGCGGCGTAACGACACTGACGAGTAA